A portion of the Stigmatella aurantiaca DW4/3-1 genome contains these proteins:
- a CDS encoding multidrug effflux MFS transporter encodes MTTPEKAPRAPSTFVLELILGALTAFGPLSIDMYLPALPNIGGDLHASTAAVQLTLATFFVGLALGQFGVGPLIDHFGRKKPLYVGLALYVAGSAGCALAPNVEVLSAFRFLQAIGGAVAIVVPRAVVRDLQSGVGAARMMSRLVLVMGVAPILAPLLGGALLNAFGWRSIFWTLAAAGLVSLAIVFFTLPETAPPRHGRTAQLPPFGELLRDPNFVGHALAGGMLQAAMFAYIAGASFVFITLHHVPPEHFGWFFGANAAGLILNSQINRRLLSRYTPSQLLRWAVRGALLMASVVWVIAFTGWGQLWGMAGALFLFMSTLGFNTPNSTALALENHGKRAGVASAILGSLQFAIAALASWAVSATHNGTAVPMASVILAAAVLGWAALKFASSRGKIRAEDPPSSEGQPRGKAA; translated from the coding sequence TTGACGACCCCGGAGAAGGCCCCACGTGCTCCGAGCACCTTCGTGCTCGAACTCATCCTCGGCGCGCTGACCGCCTTCGGGCCCCTGTCCATCGACATGTATCTGCCCGCCCTGCCCAACATCGGCGGGGATCTCCATGCCAGCACGGCCGCCGTGCAGCTCACGCTGGCGACCTTCTTCGTGGGGCTCGCCTTGGGGCAGTTCGGCGTAGGCCCTTTGATTGACCACTTCGGCCGGAAGAAGCCCCTCTACGTGGGGCTGGCCCTGTATGTGGCGGGCTCCGCGGGGTGCGCGCTCGCCCCCAACGTCGAGGTGCTCTCGGCCTTCCGCTTCCTGCAAGCCATCGGGGGAGCCGTTGCCATCGTCGTGCCCCGGGCGGTGGTGAGGGATCTTCAATCCGGCGTGGGCGCGGCCCGGATGATGTCGCGGCTCGTGCTGGTCATGGGCGTCGCGCCCATTCTCGCGCCCCTCCTCGGGGGGGCGCTGCTCAACGCGTTCGGCTGGCGCTCCATCTTCTGGACCTTGGCCGCCGCGGGACTGGTGTCGCTGGCCATCGTCTTCTTCACCCTGCCCGAGACAGCACCACCGCGCCATGGGCGCACGGCTCAACTTCCGCCGTTTGGCGAACTGCTTCGGGATCCCAACTTCGTGGGCCATGCGCTCGCCGGCGGCATGCTGCAAGCAGCGATGTTCGCGTACATCGCGGGAGCCTCCTTCGTCTTCATCACCCTGCACCATGTCCCGCCCGAGCACTTTGGCTGGTTCTTCGGCGCCAACGCGGCAGGGCTGATCCTCAACTCGCAGATCAACCGCCGGCTGCTCTCCCGGTACACCCCCAGCCAGCTGCTCCGGTGGGCGGTGCGCGGCGCACTCCTGATGGCCTCGGTTGTCTGGGTGATCGCCTTCACCGGCTGGGGACAGCTGTGGGGCATGGCCGGCGCCCTCTTCCTCTTCATGTCCACCCTGGGGTTCAACACCCCCAACTCCACCGCGCTGGCCCTCGAGAACCACGGCAAGCGCGCGGGGGTCGCCTCCGCCATCCTGGGGTCCCTCCAGTTCGCGATTGCCGCGCTCGCCTCATGGGCAGTCAGCGCGACCCACAATGGAACCGCCGTGCCCATGGCGAGCGTCATCTTGGCCGCAGCCGTGCTGGGATGGGCCGCGCTGAAGTTCGCGTCCTCGCGGGGGAAGATCCGCGCGGAGGACCCACCGTCCTCCGAAGGCCAACCCCGCGGAAAGGCCGCGTGA
- the pgm gene encoding phosphoglucomutase (alpha-D-glucose-1,6-bisphosphate-dependent) — MPHPLAGKPAPDSVLIHPETLRAQYYSEQPDVREPEQRVAFGTSGHRGSSARRSFNEAHILAVTHAVCEYRQKEKIDGPLFLGMDTHALSAPAQRSALEVLAAHGVEVRYTEGATPTPVISHAILTYNQGRSAGLADGIVITPSHNPPEDGGIKYNPPNGGPADTAITAWIEKRANELLGAGNAGVKRTPYERAQAASHLRVYDFITPYVADLGNVVDLELIRGAKLSIGADPLGGSNLAYWKPIAERYGLNLQVVNDTVDPTFRFMPLDHDGKIRMDCSSPYAMANLVALKDRYDIAFGNDTDSDRHGIVTRSVGLMNPNHYLAVAISYLFRNRPGWKAGAAVGKTLVSSSMIDRVAKDIGRRVVEVPVGFKWFVEGLLDGSLGFGGEESAGASFLRRDGTVWSTDKDGIILDLLAVEILARTGKDPGAHYADLTARFGAPRYTRIDQPATSAQKAVLKKLSPEAVKATSLAGEPILHRLTRAPGNNAELGGLKVVAENGWFAARPSGTEDVYKIYAESFRDQAHLDSIVEEARAMVGDAFSRA, encoded by the coding sequence GTGCCCCATCCTCTCGCCGGTAAGCCCGCCCCCGACTCCGTCCTCATCCATCCCGAGACGCTCCGCGCGCAGTACTACTCGGAGCAGCCCGATGTCCGCGAACCCGAACAGCGGGTCGCCTTTGGAACGTCGGGCCACCGGGGCTCCTCCGCGAGGCGAAGCTTCAACGAGGCGCACATCCTCGCGGTGACTCACGCCGTCTGCGAGTACCGCCAGAAAGAGAAGATCGACGGTCCCCTGTTTCTCGGCATGGACACGCACGCCCTGTCCGCTCCCGCCCAGCGCTCCGCTTTGGAGGTGTTGGCGGCCCACGGCGTGGAGGTCCGCTACACGGAGGGGGCAACGCCCACCCCGGTCATCTCGCACGCCATCCTCACGTACAACCAGGGGCGGAGCGCGGGGCTCGCGGACGGCATCGTCATCACGCCCTCGCACAATCCGCCCGAGGATGGTGGCATCAAGTACAACCCGCCCAACGGGGGGCCCGCCGACACGGCGATCACCGCCTGGATCGAGAAGCGCGCGAACGAATTGCTCGGCGCGGGCAATGCCGGTGTGAAGCGGACGCCCTATGAGCGCGCCCAGGCGGCCTCCCACCTGCGCGTGTACGACTTCATCACCCCGTACGTCGCGGATCTCGGCAACGTGGTGGACCTGGAGCTCATCCGGGGGGCGAAGTTGTCCATTGGCGCCGACCCCCTGGGGGGCTCGAACCTGGCGTACTGGAAGCCCATCGCCGAGCGCTATGGGTTGAACCTCCAGGTGGTGAACGACACCGTGGATCCCACCTTCCGGTTCATGCCCCTGGACCATGACGGGAAGATCCGCATGGACTGCTCGTCGCCGTACGCCATGGCCAACCTGGTGGCGCTCAAGGACCGCTACGACATCGCCTTTGGCAATGACACCGACTCGGATCGGCACGGCATCGTCACGCGCTCGGTGGGGCTGATGAACCCCAACCACTACCTGGCGGTGGCCATCTCCTATCTGTTCCGCAACCGTCCCGGTTGGAAGGCTGGGGCGGCGGTGGGCAAGACGTTGGTGAGCAGCAGCATGATCGACCGCGTGGCGAAGGACATTGGCCGCCGCGTCGTCGAGGTGCCCGTGGGCTTCAAGTGGTTCGTGGAGGGACTGCTCGACGGCTCCCTGGGCTTTGGCGGTGAGGAGAGCGCCGGCGCCTCGTTCCTGCGCAGGGATGGGACGGTGTGGTCCACGGACAAGGACGGCATCATCCTGGACCTGCTCGCCGTGGAGATCCTCGCGCGGACGGGCAAGGATCCCGGAGCCCACTACGCGGACCTCACCGCGCGGTTCGGGGCGCCGCGGTACACGCGCATCGACCAGCCCGCCACCTCGGCCCAGAAGGCCGTGCTCAAGAAGCTTTCCCCAGAGGCGGTGAAGGCCACCTCGCTCGCGGGAGAACCCATCCTTCATCGCCTGACCCGGGCACCGGGAAACAACGCGGAGCTGGGCGGGCTCAAGGTGGTGGCCGAGAACGGCTGGTTCGCCGCGCGGCCCTCCGGCACCGAGGATGTCTACAAGATCTACGCGGAGAGCTTCCGCGATCAAGCGCACCTGGACTCCATCGTCGAGGAAGCCCGCGCGATGGTGGGCGACGCTTTCTCACGCGCCTAG
- a CDS encoding tetratricopeptide repeat protein: protein MDEDLYREGMALLEAGDAEQAYPLLEAAWRRAPEAFETIHGLARALELKGERTRARELLELAHARAPSEPGPAHDLAMTYLERGEDARAERVLRAVLDVHPDDPTTHLYLAMALSKTEPTRARESLAKARLHPDPERREQAAELDRILTR, encoded by the coding sequence GTGGACGAGGACTTGTATCGCGAAGGCATGGCCCTCCTGGAGGCAGGAGACGCGGAGCAGGCCTACCCCCTGCTGGAAGCAGCCTGGCGCAGAGCCCCCGAGGCCTTCGAGACGATTCACGGGCTGGCCCGGGCCCTGGAACTCAAGGGAGAACGCACCCGGGCCCGGGAACTCCTGGAGCTGGCACACGCCCGGGCGCCTTCCGAACCGGGCCCCGCGCACGACCTGGCCATGACGTACCTGGAGCGTGGGGAGGACGCACGGGCCGAGCGGGTGCTGCGCGCCGTCCTCGACGTCCACCCGGACGATCCCACCACCCACCTCTACCTGGCCATGGCGCTGAGCAAGACGGAGCCCACTCGCGCCCGGGAGAGCCTGGCCAAGGCCCGCCTTCACCCCGATCCTGAACGCAGGGAACAGGCGGCGGAGCTCGACCGGATCCTCACGCGGTAA
- a CDS encoding long-chain fatty acid--CoA ligase produces the protein MLAGRMMDFPLTLTHLLDRARTFYGRSEIVSRRPDRSLHRSTYADFYRRACQLAHALKRLGVQPGDRVASLCWNHHQHLELYFAVPAMGAVLHTLNLRLAPKDLGYIAHHAGDRILVVDRTLLPLLEKFVKDVPSIEHVIVIPDDGPAPEGTLDYEQCLASEPTAFDFPTLEERSAAMLCYTSGTTGNPKGVLFSHRSIVLHTLVSCMGEVIGPTAQDVMLPVVPMFHAAAWGLPFDALITGAKLVFPGPHLDAVSLLDLMAQERVTLAGGVPTIWLGILALLDQEPKRWDLRTIRAMLIGGSAAPASLIDGFMKRHGLHVTHAWGMTELNPVGTLARLKPHHADLDDAARLDIRASQGYPIPFVEQRHVSDTGQVLPWDGKTMGELEVRGPWVARSYYSDEGADRFTQDGWFKTGDVVTIDAEGYLRITDRSKDVIKSGGEWISSVALENALMAHPAVLEAAVFAARHPKWDERPLAAVVLKPGQRATAEELAAYLQQHFVKWWLPEDYLFVPQIPRTSTGKFLKMKLREEFGDHLMKTASP, from the coding sequence ATGCTCGCTGGAAGGATGATGGATTTCCCGTTGACCCTGACCCACTTGCTGGATCGGGCACGGACCTTCTATGGCCGCTCCGAGATTGTCTCCCGCCGGCCGGACCGTTCGCTCCATCGCTCTACCTACGCGGACTTCTACCGGCGCGCCTGTCAGCTGGCCCATGCCCTGAAGCGGCTGGGCGTGCAGCCCGGGGACCGCGTCGCCTCGCTCTGCTGGAACCACCACCAGCACCTGGAGCTCTACTTCGCCGTTCCCGCCATGGGGGCGGTGCTCCACACGCTCAACCTCCGCCTGGCCCCCAAGGACCTCGGCTACATCGCGCACCATGCCGGGGATCGCATCCTCGTGGTGGACCGCACGCTCCTGCCGCTGCTCGAGAAGTTCGTGAAGGACGTCCCCTCCATCGAGCACGTCATCGTCATCCCGGACGACGGCCCGGCCCCCGAAGGGACGCTCGACTACGAGCAATGCCTGGCCTCCGAGCCCACCGCCTTCGACTTTCCCACGCTCGAGGAGCGGAGCGCGGCCATGCTCTGCTACACCTCCGGCACCACCGGGAACCCCAAGGGCGTGCTCTTCAGCCACCGCTCCATCGTCCTACACACCCTGGTCTCGTGCATGGGAGAGGTGATCGGCCCAACCGCCCAGGATGTGATGTTGCCCGTGGTGCCCATGTTCCATGCGGCCGCCTGGGGACTGCCCTTTGACGCCCTCATCACCGGGGCGAAGCTCGTCTTCCCCGGGCCCCACCTGGATGCCGTGTCCCTGCTGGATCTGATGGCCCAGGAGCGCGTGACCCTCGCGGGCGGCGTGCCCACCATCTGGCTGGGCATCCTCGCTCTCCTGGACCAGGAGCCCAAGCGCTGGGACTTGCGCACCATCCGCGCCATGCTCATCGGAGGCTCAGCGGCTCCCGCCTCGCTCATCGATGGCTTCATGAAGCGGCACGGCCTGCACGTGACCCATGCCTGGGGCATGACGGAACTCAACCCCGTGGGAACCCTGGCGCGGCTCAAGCCGCACCATGCGGACCTGGACGATGCGGCGCGCTTGGACATACGCGCCTCCCAGGGCTATCCCATCCCCTTCGTCGAGCAACGCCACGTCAGCGACACGGGCCAGGTGCTGCCCTGGGACGGAAAGACCATGGGCGAGCTGGAAGTGCGCGGCCCCTGGGTGGCCCGTTCGTACTACAGCGATGAGGGCGCGGACCGCTTCACCCAGGATGGCTGGTTCAAGACGGGCGACGTCGTCACCATCGACGCCGAGGGGTACCTGCGCATCACCGACCGCTCCAAGGACGTCATCAAATCCGGCGGAGAGTGGATCAGCTCGGTGGCGCTGGAGAACGCCCTGATGGCCCACCCGGCGGTGCTGGAGGCCGCCGTGTTCGCCGCGCGCCATCCCAAGTGGGACGAGCGTCCGCTGGCGGCGGTGGTGCTCAAGCCAGGGCAGCGCGCGACGGCGGAGGAGCTTGCCGCCTACCTGCAACAGCACTTCGTCAAGTGGTGGCTCCCAGAAGACTATCTCTTCGTGCCCCAGATTCCCCGCACCTCCACGGGCAAGTTCCTCAAGATGAAGCTGCGCGAGGAGTTCGGCGACCACCTGATGAAGACGGCGTCCCCCTGA
- a CDS encoding GNAT family N-acetyltransferase: MLSWQWKTFSELTLDELYRLLALRSEVFVLEQKSLYLDLDGLDRACHHLLGQHAGQAGPALAAYLRILPPGLKYPEASFGRVVTSSAMRGQGHGKLLVEKGLAFIESAYASPPIRIGAQHHLQRFYEGYGFRQVSEVYDEDGIPHIDMLRAPSSRSL, encoded by the coding sequence ATGCTGTCCTGGCAGTGGAAGACCTTTTCGGAGCTGACGCTCGATGAGCTGTACCGCCTGCTGGCGCTCCGCTCGGAAGTATTCGTGTTGGAGCAAAAGAGCCTCTACCTGGACCTCGACGGCCTCGACCGCGCGTGCCACCACTTGCTGGGCCAGCACGCCGGGCAAGCGGGCCCCGCGCTGGCGGCCTACCTCCGGATCCTTCCTCCGGGACTGAAGTACCCCGAGGCCAGCTTCGGCCGTGTCGTGACCTCCTCCGCCATGCGCGGCCAGGGCCACGGCAAGCTCCTGGTCGAGAAGGGACTGGCCTTCATCGAGTCGGCTTACGCCAGCCCGCCCATCCGGATTGGGGCCCAGCACCACCTCCAGCGGTTCTACGAGGGCTACGGCTTCCGCCAGGTGAGCGAGGTATATGACGAGGACGGCATCCCACACATCGACATGCTCCGCGCGCCGTCCTCGCGCTCCCTCTGA
- a CDS encoding HAD-IB family phosphatase, with the protein MAWDIFCDFDGTMVLGDVMDTLLERFAPPAWREIEQEWKLGHIGSRERLAQQVSLLDMSRAELDQQLDRIMLDPGFPAFFQDAWAAGHRITLLSEGFDYAIHRILSRHALTDIPFRANVLQQRSERGWQLMFPQSRWDTASSRPCLLIGNGSWDFCAAQTVDLVFAKRKTLMDHCAQRGLPFQAIQGFADARRLLPSLSQRPSAAPLLRPTRRDSKKCMGA; encoded by the coding sequence GTGGCCTGGGACATTTTCTGCGATTTCGATGGGACGATGGTGCTCGGCGATGTCATGGACACGCTGCTCGAGCGTTTCGCCCCGCCAGCGTGGCGAGAGATTGAACAGGAATGGAAGCTCGGCCACATTGGCTCGCGGGAGCGTCTGGCCCAGCAGGTGTCCCTGCTCGACATGTCACGCGCTGAACTCGACCAGCAGCTCGATCGAATAATGCTCGACCCTGGGTTTCCCGCCTTCTTTCAGGATGCATGGGCGGCAGGGCATCGAATCACCCTCCTCAGTGAGGGCTTCGATTACGCCATCCACCGCATTCTCTCACGCCATGCCCTGACGGACATTCCCTTCCGGGCCAATGTCTTGCAGCAGCGCAGCGAGCGTGGCTGGCAACTGATGTTCCCCCAAAGCCGGTGGGACACAGCGAGCAGCCGTCCCTGTCTGCTGATTGGAAATGGCTCATGGGACTTCTGTGCCGCACAGACAGTCGATCTTGTCTTTGCGAAGCGGAAGACGCTGATGGACCACTGCGCCCAGCGAGGCTTGCCCTTCCAAGCCATCCAAGGGTTTGCCGATGCGCGCCGGCTGTTGCCCAGCCTCTCGCAGCGCCCCTCCGCGGCCCCATTGCTTCGTCCCACCCGCAGGGACTCCAAGAAGTGCATGGGGGCCTGA
- a CDS encoding amidohydrolase codes for MFLFAGSALAAEPTGMAQRVTQGLHSLYPELDALYQQLHQTPELSTQEAKTAAKMAERLSALGFTVTQKVGGHGVVGVLRNGSGPTVMLRTDLDGLPVEEKTGLPYASKATAKDASGQTVPVMHACGHDVHMTAWVGAATLLARSKDQWRGTLVMVGQPAEEQGSGARAMLADGLFKRFPKPDFALAIHDLATGEAGTVEYVPEYALASVDSVDVTLYGKGGHGAYPHLTVDPILLAARTVMAFQTIVSRERDPLEPAVVTVGSIHGGTKHNIIPDEVKLQLTVRSYKPEVRQRILSAIERIAKAESQAAGSPRAPDIAVTEGTPATYNDPVLMKRVQEALVRALGAQNVRLGKPTMGGEDFSEYGRAGVPSAMVWVGAVEPSKYQEAQKSGVALPSLHSPLFAPDRERTLRTGVTTLTHAALELLGRP; via the coding sequence ATGTTTCTGTTCGCCGGGAGCGCCTTGGCCGCGGAGCCCACGGGCATGGCTCAGCGCGTTACTCAGGGACTCCATTCGCTCTACCCGGAGTTGGATGCGCTTTATCAGCAGCTGCACCAGACACCGGAGCTGTCCACCCAGGAGGCCAAGACGGCGGCGAAGATGGCGGAGCGTCTGAGCGCGCTGGGCTTCACGGTGACCCAGAAGGTTGGCGGACACGGGGTGGTGGGGGTGCTGCGCAACGGCTCGGGCCCCACGGTGATGCTGCGCACGGATCTGGACGGGCTGCCCGTGGAGGAGAAGACGGGCCTGCCCTATGCGAGCAAGGCGACGGCGAAGGATGCGTCTGGCCAGACCGTGCCGGTGATGCACGCCTGTGGCCATGACGTGCACATGACGGCGTGGGTGGGGGCCGCCACGCTGTTGGCCCGGTCCAAGGACCAGTGGCGGGGCACGTTGGTCATGGTGGGCCAGCCCGCTGAAGAGCAGGGCTCCGGTGCCCGGGCCATGCTCGCCGATGGCCTCTTCAAGCGGTTTCCCAAGCCGGACTTCGCCTTGGCCATCCACGATCTGGCCACCGGGGAGGCGGGGACGGTGGAGTACGTGCCGGAGTACGCCTTGGCCAGCGTGGACTCCGTGGATGTCACCCTCTATGGCAAGGGAGGACATGGGGCCTACCCCCACCTCACCGTGGATCCCATCCTCCTGGCGGCTCGGACCGTGATGGCCTTCCAGACCATCGTGAGCCGCGAGCGCGATCCCCTGGAGCCCGCCGTCGTCACCGTGGGCTCCATCCACGGGGGCACCAAGCACAACATCATCCCGGATGAAGTGAAGCTCCAACTCACCGTGCGGTCCTACAAACCCGAGGTCCGCCAGCGGATCCTCTCCGCCATCGAGCGCATCGCGAAGGCCGAGTCCCAGGCCGCGGGCTCTCCCCGCGCGCCCGACATCGCCGTCACCGAGGGCACGCCCGCCACCTACAATGATCCCGTGCTCATGAAGCGCGTTCAGGAGGCGTTGGTGCGCGCGCTGGGAGCCCAGAATGTCCGCCTGGGCAAGCCCACCATGGGCGGCGAGGACTTCTCCGAGTACGGCCGCGCAGGGGTCCCCTCCGCCATGGTGTGGGTGGGCGCCGTGGAGCCGTCGAAGTATCAGGAGGCTCAGAAGTCGGGCGTGGCCCTGCCCTCGCTCCACTCGCCCCTCTTCGCGCCGGACCGCGAGCGGACCTTGCGCACCGGGGTGACCACACTGACCCACGCGGCGCTGGAACTCCTGGGCAGGCCGTGA
- a CDS encoding sulfate/molybdate ABC transporter ATP-binding protein, which produces MSVIVEKLTKRFSAGATPAVSDVSFQAPPGAITTLLGPSGAGKSTILRAIAGLETPDEGRILIDGVDCTDLPVQKRGVGVVFQSYALFRHMTVRENIAFGLNVRRMSRGDVNARVDEMLKLIQLEELGRRTPSQLSGGQRQRVAFARALAIRPKVLLLDEPFGALDTRVREELREWLQELHELTGVTTLLVTHDQEEALEISQHVVIMSEGRVAQAGKPEDVYDSPVTPFVASFVGGTSILKGHVREGRAEVGSLVVAAPQSAREGEAVRAFVRPHDIKLARSINGNGNGGASTGRVERLKPVGGYVKVLLKLPSGDSVTVEVPRKEFDELGVVEGDSVHADVRAARVFVGDFSI; this is translated from the coding sequence ATGAGCGTCATCGTCGAGAAACTGACCAAGCGGTTCTCCGCCGGAGCAACTCCCGCGGTCTCGGACGTGTCCTTCCAGGCCCCCCCCGGCGCCATCACCACCCTGCTCGGCCCCTCGGGGGCTGGCAAGTCCACCATCCTGCGCGCCATCGCCGGCCTGGAGACGCCGGACGAAGGGCGGATTCTCATCGACGGGGTGGACTGCACGGATCTGCCGGTGCAGAAGCGCGGCGTCGGCGTGGTGTTCCAGAGCTACGCGCTGTTCCGCCACATGACGGTGCGCGAGAACATCGCGTTCGGGTTGAACGTGCGCCGGATGTCCCGGGGGGACGTGAACGCCCGCGTCGACGAGATGTTGAAGCTGATCCAGCTCGAGGAGTTGGGCCGCCGCACCCCCAGCCAGCTCTCCGGCGGCCAACGCCAGCGCGTGGCCTTTGCCCGGGCGCTGGCCATCCGCCCCAAGGTGCTCCTGCTGGATGAGCCCTTCGGCGCGCTGGACACCCGGGTCCGGGAGGAGCTCCGGGAGTGGCTCCAGGAGCTCCATGAGCTCACGGGGGTCACCACGCTCCTGGTCACCCATGACCAGGAAGAGGCGCTGGAGATCTCCCAGCACGTCGTCATCATGTCCGAGGGACGGGTGGCGCAGGCAGGCAAGCCCGAGGACGTCTACGACAGCCCCGTCACGCCCTTCGTCGCCTCCTTCGTCGGAGGAACGAGCATCCTCAAGGGACATGTCCGGGAGGGCCGCGCCGAAGTCGGCTCGCTCGTGGTGGCGGCGCCCCAGAGTGCCCGGGAAGGAGAAGCGGTCCGAGCGTTCGTCCGCCCCCACGACATCAAGCTCGCGCGCTCCATCAATGGCAATGGCAACGGCGGCGCCTCCACGGGGCGGGTGGAGCGGCTCAAACCCGTGGGAGGCTATGTGAAGGTCCTGCTCAAGCTTCCGAGCGGCGACAGCGTCACCGTCGAGGTCCCCCGGAAGGAGTTCGATGAGCTGGGGGTAGTCGAAGGAGACTCGGTCCACGCCGATGTGCGCGCGGCCCGGGTCTTCGTGGGAGACTTCTCCATCTGA
- a CDS encoding GNAT family N-acetyltransferase, translating into MAITLRLAVPKDVGTLGRMGAQLAGQHHGFDAERFMLPEDIEAGYRWWLGKELKQKEAVVVVAERDGEVVGYAYGRVEERDWNALRDTCGVLHDLWVDASARGSGTGARLAEEVVQRLKALGVPRVVLMAAAKNEVAQRLFARLGWRATMVELTRET; encoded by the coding sequence ATGGCCATCACCCTCCGCCTCGCGGTTCCGAAAGACGTGGGCACCCTGGGACGCATGGGCGCCCAACTCGCCGGGCAGCACCATGGTTTCGACGCCGAGCGCTTCATGCTGCCCGAGGACATCGAGGCCGGGTACCGCTGGTGGCTGGGCAAGGAGTTGAAGCAGAAGGAAGCGGTGGTGGTGGTGGCGGAGCGAGACGGCGAGGTGGTGGGGTATGCCTATGGCCGTGTCGAGGAGCGTGACTGGAATGCGCTGAGAGACACCTGCGGCGTTCTGCATGATCTCTGGGTGGATGCCTCGGCGCGCGGCTCGGGGACGGGCGCGCGGCTGGCCGAGGAGGTGGTCCAGCGGCTCAAGGCGCTCGGCGTTCCCCGGGTGGTCCTGATGGCCGCGGCCAAGAACGAGGTGGCGCAGCGGCTCTTCGCCCGCCTGGGCTGGCGAGCCACCATGGTGGAGCTGACGCGGGAGACCTGA
- a CDS encoding M20 family metallopeptidase → MNHAAALQLSDSIWEKEILPQLERYIRIPNKSPAFEPSWVNAGHMEAAVKLIAAWAETQAAHIPGLKVEVVRLKNEKGEPRTPVIFMEIPGDGKDTVLLYGHLDKQPEMTGWREGLEPWKPVREGDKLYGRGGADDGYSSFASLAAIRLLREQKLPHARCVVLIEACEESGSYDLPAYIEALAPRIGQPSLVVCLDSGCANYEQLWMTTSLRGLIAGNLRVDILTEGVHSGDASGVVPSSFRILRQLLDRVDDVATGRVRIEGLHVQIPQGRQEQARAVAHVLGEEVFSRFPWVEGSRPVTNDHTELILNRTWRPALSVTGVEGMPPLGSAGNVLRPFTSVKLSVRIPPRLDAVAATKTLKEILESNPPYGARVTFEGEKASAGWDAPALAPWLEKATAEASLAFFGKPFMAMGEGGTIPFMEMLGKRFPEAQFLITGVLGPNSNAHGPNEFLHIPTGKKLTACVASVVATHFKR, encoded by the coding sequence ATGAACCACGCCGCCGCCCTGCAGTTGTCTGACAGCATCTGGGAGAAGGAGATCCTCCCCCAGCTCGAGCGCTATATCCGCATCCCCAACAAGTCGCCCGCCTTCGAGCCCAGCTGGGTGAACGCCGGCCACATGGAGGCGGCGGTGAAGCTCATCGCCGCCTGGGCCGAGACGCAGGCGGCCCACATCCCTGGGCTCAAGGTGGAGGTGGTGCGCCTCAAGAATGAAAAGGGCGAGCCCCGCACGCCCGTCATCTTCATGGAGATTCCCGGCGACGGAAAGGACACCGTCCTGCTCTACGGGCACCTCGACAAGCAGCCGGAGATGACGGGCTGGCGCGAGGGCCTGGAGCCTTGGAAGCCGGTGCGGGAGGGCGACAAGCTCTATGGCCGCGGCGGCGCGGATGACGGCTATTCCTCCTTTGCCTCGCTGGCGGCCATCCGCCTGCTGCGCGAGCAGAAGCTGCCGCACGCCCGCTGTGTCGTCCTCATCGAGGCCTGCGAGGAGAGCGGCTCTTACGATCTGCCGGCCTACATCGAGGCGCTGGCCCCGCGCATCGGCCAGCCGTCCCTGGTGGTGTGCCTGGACTCGGGCTGTGCCAACTACGAGCAGCTTTGGATGACCACCAGCCTGCGAGGCCTCATCGCGGGCAACCTGCGCGTGGACATCCTCACCGAGGGCGTGCACTCGGGAGATGCCAGCGGCGTCGTCCCCTCCTCCTTCCGCATTCTGAGGCAGCTGCTGGACCGGGTGGATGACGTGGCCACGGGCCGCGTGCGCATCGAGGGACTGCATGTGCAGATCCCCCAGGGCCGTCAGGAGCAGGCCCGGGCGGTGGCGCACGTGCTCGGCGAAGAGGTGTTCAGCCGCTTCCCGTGGGTAGAGGGCTCCCGGCCGGTGACGAACGATCACACGGAGCTGATCCTCAACCGCACCTGGCGGCCAGCCCTGTCGGTGACAGGCGTGGAGGGCATGCCGCCGCTGGGAAGCGCGGGCAACGTGCTGCGGCCCTTCACGTCGGTGAAGCTGAGCGTGCGCATTCCGCCCCGCCTGGATGCGGTTGCCGCCACGAAGACGCTCAAGGAGATCCTGGAGAGCAATCCTCCGTACGGTGCCCGTGTCACCTTCGAGGGAGAGAAGGCCAGCGCGGGCTGGGACGCCCCCGCCCTGGCGCCCTGGCTGGAGAAGGCCACGGCCGAGGCGAGCCTGGCCTTCTTCGGCAAGCCCTTCATGGCCATGGGCGAGGGCGGCACCATTCCGTTCATGGAGATGCTGGGCAAGCGCTTCCCGGAAGCGCAGTTCCTCATCACCGGCGTGCTGGGACCCAACTCCAATGCCCACGGGCCCAACGAGTTCTTGCACATCCCCACCGGCAAGAAGCTCACCGCGTGCGTGGCCAGCGTGGTGGCCACCCACTTCAAGCGGTGA